In a genomic window of Candidatus Cloacimonadota bacterium:
- a CDS encoding GNAT family N-acetyltransferase has protein sequence MPLPFNMNRMLDTELHFPQRFTTMTPKNYGLVFWNEGNKASHDSNHAVITDHLGAEASLRDIEFFYKTKGIVPRVYQSYKANELEKLRPALEHHNFKIATKQGAFFLHDRDSQLGISGDLRIERLKSLSIDVMETIAIEFGGDWTIKVVERHLLHPSYHLLGGFVGQELASLASVSVFAGYSRVDDVYTRDKFRGRGFGGSMIHYLINYHKQLHENHLYLYSADPAAIRIYEKGGFSRQPQNFEFWTAWKEVS, from the coding sequence ATGCCACTGCCCTTTAACATGAACCGCATGCTGGACACTGAGTTGCACTTTCCCCAGCGCTTCACCACCATGACCCCCAAAAACTACGGACTGGTCTTCTGGAACGAGGGCAACAAGGCCTCGCACGACAGCAACCACGCCGTGATCACCGATCACCTGGGGGCGGAAGCCTCGCTGCGGGATATCGAGTTCTTTTACAAAACCAAGGGCATCGTGCCCCGCGTCTATCAATCCTACAAGGCCAACGAACTGGAGAAGCTGCGCCCCGCCCTCGAACACCACAACTTCAAGATCGCCACCAAGCAGGGCGCGTTCTTTCTGCACGACCGGGACAGCCAGCTGGGCATCTCCGGCGATCTGCGCATCGAACGCCTCAAAAGCCTGAGCATCGACGTGATGGAAACCATCGCCATCGAATTTGGCGGAGATTGGACCATCAAGGTGGTGGAACGCCACCTGCTGCATCCCTCCTACCATCTTTTGGGCGGGTTCGTGGGCCAGGAACTGGCCTCGCTGGCCTCGGTGAGCGTGTTCGCCGGCTACAGCCGCGTGGACGACGTTTACACCCGCGACAAATTCCGCGGCCGCGGCTTCGGCGGCAGCATGATCCACTACCTGATCAATTACCACAAACAACTCCACGAAAACCACCTCTACCTCTATTCGGCGGATCCCGCCGCCATACGCATCTACGAAAAAGGCGGCTTCTCCCGCCAGCCTCAGAACTTTGAGTTCTGGACCGCCTGGAAAGAAGTTAGCTGA
- a CDS encoding nuclear transport factor 2 family protein: MDTPTKVDGQERLVLDKDTIRELWSKTYNREGRPDWSHIFPYYHRDIVFQDTIQRLEGIDNFIAMCNRLTKRTKQLKMEILATAQNDNVIMFDWIMTMMFKKYPNTPIYGTTKLVLSEDGLIREQRDYYDLWGDIFNNIPRFNKMYRRFVAKKFG; encoded by the coding sequence ATGGACACACCAACAAAGGTTGACGGACAGGAAAGGCTGGTGCTGGACAAGGATACCATCCGGGAGTTGTGGAGCAAGACCTACAACCGCGAAGGCAGGCCGGATTGGTCGCACATCTTTCCTTACTACCACCGGGACATCGTGTTTCAGGATACCATCCAGCGCCTGGAAGGCATAGACAACTTCATCGCCATGTGCAACCGGCTCACCAAGCGCACCAAACAGCTCAAGATGGAGATCCTGGCCACGGCCCAGAACGACAACGTGATCATGTTCGACTGGATCATGACCATGATGTTCAAAAAATATCCCAACACGCCCATTTACGGGACCACCAAACTGGTGCTCAGCGAGGACGGGCTGATCAGGGAACAGCGCGATTATTACGATCTCTGGGGTGATATTTTCAACAACATCCCCCGTTTCAACAAGATGTACCGCCGCTTTGTGGCGAAGAAATTCGGCTGA
- a CDS encoding SDR family NAD(P)-dependent oxidoreductase, which translates to MTNKTRQYIREYKWSNILAMIRNNGKAPRLCPDDCAGKLVVITGATSGIGRVTARKFASRGANLLCVNRNAAKSEDLRREIEGEFGVRCDHRIADLSVLPDIFRVAGELARLETPIDLLIHNAGVYLTHRELTAEGLDKVLVVHHLAPFIINHVLQDKLRAQARARIILVGSEGHRFAAWGLRLDDLNWSRRRYTGLKSYGAAKLAQMLAMLVFAERFQGTGVTINTMHPGAVKSDTGQENGAFYRWFKRNFFDKTLKSAEVSAEALYTLGVTRDLEGVSGKFFNLTTAEVPAPPALDREAARQLWAESLRLSGIKE; encoded by the coding sequence GTGACGAATAAAACCAGGCAATACATCCGCGAGTACAAGTGGTCGAATATCCTGGCCATGATCAGGAACAACGGCAAAGCGCCCCGGCTGTGTCCGGATGACTGCGCGGGCAAGCTGGTGGTAATCACTGGCGCCACTTCCGGGATTGGCCGGGTCACCGCCCGCAAATTCGCCTCCCGGGGGGCCAACCTCCTCTGCGTGAACAGGAACGCCGCCAAGTCCGAAGACCTGCGCCGCGAGATCGAAGGTGAGTTCGGCGTGCGCTGTGACCACCGGATAGCCGACCTGAGCGTGCTGCCGGACATCTTTCGCGTGGCCGGCGAACTGGCGCGGCTGGAAACTCCCATCGACCTGCTGATCCACAACGCGGGTGTCTATCTCACCCACAGGGAACTTACCGCCGAGGGCCTGGACAAGGTGCTGGTGGTGCATCATCTGGCTCCCTTCATCATCAACCATGTTTTACAGGATAAGCTGAGGGCGCAAGCCCGCGCGCGGATCATTTTGGTGGGTTCAGAGGGTCACCGTTTCGCCGCCTGGGGACTCAGGCTGGACGATCTGAACTGGTCCCGCCGCCGCTACACCGGCCTCAAAAGCTACGGCGCTGCCAAACTGGCCCAAATGCTGGCCATGCTGGTTTTCGCGGAACGCTTCCAAGGCACCGGCGTAACCATCAACACCATGCATCCGGGGGCGGTGAAAAGCGATACGGGCCAGGAAAACGGGGCCTTCTACCGTTGGTTCAAGCGGAATTTTTTCGATAAGACCCTGAAATCGGCCGAAGTATCGGCGGAAGCGCTTTACACCTTGGGCGTGACCCGGGACCTGGAGGGGGTGAGCGGGAAATTTTTCAACCTGACCACCGCGGAAGTGCCCGCGCCGCCGGCCCTGGACCGCGAAGCGGCCCGCCAATTGTGGGCGGAATCGCTGCGCCTGAGCGGGATCAAGGAGTAA
- a CDS encoding S8 family serine peptidase, producing MKASSLMAALIILLFVSSFLPAVAFPETEAGSDTGYAPDLVKIKLSSAAYERAGLPEGLYAEAADFGIEELDRLLLQTGGQKVIRAHRRVKDTAWEERTGFDRWFLVKLDGRMAVEEAVNAFKSSAWIEFAQPEYEIRSAVAPNDPFYSDNWGHNNTAQLPAWFPAGDPAGGHTGATVGTVGFDSDAQLAWDRSQFWGSSSIVIAIIDTGADTSHPDLRLVAGYDYGDGDSNVNTTNAHGTNCAGIAAARANNSLGVAGIAGGCSIMPLKILDSAGHQYFTYTDNALTHAADNGVEIISMSFSAIPLGTDEGDIPATDAALEYAYDHGCVMFASTANDNTSTIGYPSNHNKVISVGAAAPNGARKSYTSVDGEYWWGSNYGVNTQDDPKAVDLMAPTILPSTDLMGTAGYNTSASPGGDYYMWFNGTSCSCPYAAGVAALLLSKTPTLTQTQVKNILSKTATDMTVGTSAGWDRYTGYGLVNADRALVNVWDGSSSNAWNLASNWSLDMVPISTQDVLIPNYLIRYPTVSVNPQPCASVVVETAASITITTGYLTAFGDYTTSGSLVMNNSTGHLYVLGQLSFESGATASITADVDIHVVDDVFFQTGSNVIMSNGNLILYGNKSSVIRAYTAATVYNLLSDKDSGYSSAISLLSTAPITISGNLYVYGGSTLNHSYSGTTILKGGMWVYDNATCAFNSGTLSLEGTGTSYLRFYQYGIGNHLKNLAINKSTGYSVVLYDTLEVAGNVTINSGTFNPGTWPVFVGGNWDNNAGPAYFTEGSGTVIFNGTGNQYVYTETFNVLKLDKSTGSMYITTGNTVGCNSYDWDAGAYVVNGGTFNVLDLADSGIFGTITISSGTVNYLQDSSQYVDMRCTLNLSGGTFNINGGNSTSWWGFVNPFTLNMSNGTLYFYQPIYIPSSHTTVENITGGIIRTCGSFSCQRGDFTPSGGTLEMYDSLDMSISMATGSNLYNLNINKNPAKSEAPDHSGFVQRERDGTPLPQTRSNTALAGSDLIILHDFTISTGGFDANGYDLTVGGTWDNNGLNTLAFTAGIGTVYLNQAGDIQNVYGPNVFNILIDNHSGAALTFNDATTIDSLEVNNIVSFHNANTINNVDNSNPGAILAFYYNYASTIGSYTGGGSLRAWISSYVTINDLTQPGLYGSYIAGSGHLEFHQDASSFSDINGNMTIQDNGIVDIYGTYSDCYVGYDGDCLLTITSGELNIKENSFYIENNGNTVDFAVSGGTIRVNGSWYDSWGIFDPSGGTVEMTGATDNHLTCHASSWFHTLTVNKVLAREAEPGPEFETDREGNVTPVTRACNLTIHGCTVNGGYIQTAAGAVYLTGDLNSANGDATNIITAGTLRLNGSSFISAGNLTIYGILAVDPASTLYIGGTKALNVYSGGYLLLGGNSSSPATITKTGTGTYGLYIRNGGMIGAVYGIFEYMNVNGLYLYSGSSVNTDYCLENCTFRNGAGNGRLLTISNSQNFIVSGAVFPANTWGGYYNAYKSVDSGVVYFSNWSGDFGGEDHDYDPNNRIFWEGSGSPDIENLQISHLPVTNKIRLDWSYPLEDASFRIYRSSDPYGMFNLVGTTADLFWEQTVPGPYYFYRVRAVLP from the coding sequence ATGAAAGCGTCAAGCTTGATGGCAGCACTTATAATTTTACTGTTTGTGAGTTCCTTTCTGCCGGCCGTGGCCTTCCCGGAAACCGAAGCCGGATCAGATACTGGCTACGCTCCCGACCTCGTCAAGATCAAACTCAGCTCCGCCGCCTATGAAAGGGCAGGCTTGCCGGAAGGCCTCTACGCGGAGGCTGCGGATTTCGGCATTGAGGAACTGGACCGGCTGCTGCTGCAGACCGGAGGCCAAAAGGTCATCCGCGCGCATCGCCGGGTGAAAGACACTGCCTGGGAGGAGCGAACCGGCTTCGACCGCTGGTTCCTGGTCAAGCTGGATGGCAGGATGGCGGTGGAGGAAGCCGTGAACGCTTTCAAATCCAGCGCCTGGATCGAATTCGCCCAGCCAGAGTATGAGATCCGGTCAGCTGTGGCACCTAATGACCCATTTTACAGCGACAACTGGGGCCACAATAACACCGCGCAACTCCCAGCCTGGTTTCCAGCTGGCGATCCAGCTGGAGGTCACACCGGAGCAACTGTGGGCACCGTTGGCTTCGATTCTGACGCCCAACTGGCCTGGGACCGCAGCCAATTCTGGGGATCCAGTTCTATCGTGATCGCCATCATCGATACCGGAGCGGATACTTCTCATCCAGACCTGCGTTTGGTGGCTGGCTACGATTACGGAGACGGCGACAGCAACGTGAACACCACCAACGCCCACGGCACCAACTGCGCCGGCATTGCTGCGGCCAGGGCCAACAACAGCCTGGGCGTGGCAGGCATTGCCGGAGGCTGCAGCATCATGCCGCTGAAAATCCTGGATTCAGCCGGGCATCAGTATTTCACCTATACCGACAACGCGCTGACCCACGCCGCTGACAACGGAGTGGAGATCATCAGCATGAGCTTTTCCGCCATTCCCCTGGGTACAGACGAGGGCGACATTCCCGCCACCGACGCCGCCCTGGAATACGCCTACGACCACGGCTGCGTGATGTTTGCCTCCACCGCCAACGACAACACCTCCACCATCGGCTATCCCTCCAACCACAACAAAGTGATCAGCGTGGGCGCTGCTGCTCCCAACGGAGCACGGAAAAGCTACACTTCCGTGGATGGCGAATATTGGTGGGGATCAAACTACGGCGTCAACACCCAGGACGACCCCAAAGCGGTGGACCTGATGGCACCCACGATCCTGCCTTCAACCGATCTGATGGGCACTGCGGGATACAATACCTCTGCCAGCCCAGGGGGCGATTACTACATGTGGTTCAACGGCACTTCCTGCTCCTGCCCCTACGCGGCTGGTGTGGCAGCTTTGCTGCTGTCCAAAACACCCACCCTCACCCAGACCCAGGTGAAGAACATCCTCTCTAAAACCGCCACCGACATGACAGTGGGAACCAGCGCGGGCTGGGACCGCTACACCGGCTACGGCCTGGTGAACGCGGACCGGGCGCTAGTGAACGTTTGGGACGGCAGCAGCAGCAACGCCTGGAACCTTGCCTCGAACTGGAGTTTGGACATGGTGCCCATCAGCACCCAAGACGTGCTGATCCCCAACTATCTGATTCGCTATCCCACAGTTTCCGTAAATCCGCAGCCCTGCGCCAGCGTAGTGGTGGAAACCGCGGCCAGCATTACCATCACCACCGGCTACCTGACCGCGTTTGGCGACTACACCACCTCCGGTTCGTTGGTGATGAACAACTCCACCGGCCACCTCTACGTGCTGGGGCAGCTTAGCTTTGAGAGCGGAGCGACCGCCTCCATAACCGCAGATGTGGACATCCATGTGGTGGATGATGTTTTCTTCCAGACAGGAAGCAACGTAATCATGAGCAACGGCAACCTCATCTTGTACGGAAACAAGTCGTCAGTCATCCGTGCCTACACCGCGGCAACGGTCTACAATCTTTTGTCAGACAAGGATTCCGGCTATTCTTCGGCCATCAGCCTGCTTTCCACGGCACCCATCACGATCAGCGGCAACCTCTATGTTTACGGGGGCAGCACCCTGAACCACTCTTACAGCGGCACCACCATCCTGAAAGGCGGCATGTGGGTATATGATAACGCCACCTGTGCCTTCAATTCCGGCACCCTCAGTTTGGAAGGCACCGGCACCAGTTACCTGCGCTTCTACCAATACGGGATCGGCAACCATCTGAAAAACCTGGCCATCAACAAAAGCACCGGCTACAGCGTGGTCCTCTATGATACCCTGGAAGTGGCCGGCAATGTGACCATCAACAGCGGCACCTTCAATCCTGGAACCTGGCCGGTATTCGTGGGCGGGAACTGGGACAACAACGCCGGCCCTGCGTATTTCACAGAGGGCTCCGGCACGGTGATTTTCAACGGAACCGGAAACCAGTACGTTTACACAGAGACTTTCAACGTCCTGAAACTGGATAAATCCACGGGGTCGATGTACATCACGACAGGCAACACCGTGGGATGCAACAGCTATGATTGGGACGCCGGGGCCTATGTGGTCAACGGTGGTACCTTCAACGTCCTGGACTTGGCCGACAGCGGCATCTTCGGCACCATCACCATCAGCTCCGGAACGGTGAATTACCTCCAGGACTCATCCCAGTATGTGGACATGCGCTGCACCCTCAACCTGAGCGGGGGGACATTCAACATCAACGGCGGCAACAGCACATCCTGGTGGGGCTTTGTGAATCCCTTCACGCTGAACATGAGCAACGGCACCCTGTATTTCTACCAGCCGATCTATATCCCCTCCTCCCACACAACAGTGGAGAATATCACCGGCGGCATCATCCGCACCTGCGGTTCTTTCAGCTGCCAGAGGGGTGATTTCACCCCCTCCGGTGGCACCCTGGAAATGTATGACTCCCTGGACATGAGCATCTCGATGGCAACAGGCAGCAACCTCTACAACCTGAACATCAACAAGAATCCCGCGAAGTCAGAGGCTCCAGACCATAGCGGCTTTGTGCAGAGGGAACGCGACGGCACCCCGCTGCCCCAGACCAGAAGCAACACAGCTTTGGCTGGTTCCGACCTGATCATCCTGCATGACTTTACGATCAGCACCGGCGGCTTCGATGCCAACGGCTATGACCTGACAGTCGGCGGCACCTGGGACAACAACGGCCTGAATACCTTGGCCTTCACCGCCGGAATCGGGACTGTTTATCTCAACCAGGCCGGTGACATCCAAAACGTATATGGCCCCAATGTCTTCAACATTTTGATCGACAACCACAGCGGCGCTGCGCTGACCTTCAACGACGCCACCACCATCGATTCCCTGGAAGTGAACAACATCGTTTCCTTCCACAATGCCAACACTATCAATAATGTGGACAACTCCAACCCCGGCGCCATCCTGGCCTTTTATTACAACTATGCCTCCACGATCGGTTCCTATACCGGCGGCGGCTCGCTGCGGGCCTGGATCAGCAGTTACGTGACCATCAACGACCTCACCCAGCCCGGACTATACGGCTCCTACATAGCGGGCAGCGGGCATCTGGAATTCCATCAGGACGCCTCGTCCTTTAGTGACATAAATGGCAACATGACTATCCAGGACAACGGCATAGTGGATATCTACGGAACTTACTCCGATTGCTACGTTGGTTATGATGGGGATTGCCTGCTCACCATCACCTCCGGCGAGCTCAATATCAAAGAAAACAGCTTCTACATAGAGAATAACGGTAACACGGTTGATTTTGCCGTCAGCGGAGGAACGATCAGGGTAAACGGCAGCTGGTACGACAGCTGGGGTATCTTTGACCCCAGCGGCGGAACGGTGGAAATGACCGGTGCCACGGACAACCACCTCACCTGCCATGCCTCGAGCTGGTTCCACACCCTGACCGTAAACAAGGTACTGGCCCGGGAAGCTGAACCCGGACCGGAATTTGAGACCGACAGGGAGGGTAACGTGACCCCCGTGACGCGGGCCTGCAACCTCACCATCCACGGATGCACCGTCAACGGCGGCTACATCCAGACGGCAGCGGGCGCCGTGTATCTGACCGGAGACCTCAATTCCGCGAATGGCGATGCCACGAATATCATAACCGCTGGAACCCTGCGCCTGAACGGCTCTTCCTTTATCTCGGCGGGAAATCTCACAATTTACGGCATCCTGGCCGTGGATCCCGCGTCCACGCTGTACATCGGCGGCACCAAAGCCCTCAATGTGTACAGCGGCGGCTACCTGCTGCTGGGCGGAAACAGCTCCAGTCCGGCCACCATCACCAAAACCGGCACCGGCACCTACGGCCTCTACATCCGCAACGGCGGGATGATCGGCGCTGTTTACGGGATCTTCGAATACATGAACGTCAACGGGCTTTACCTCTATTCCGGCTCCAGCGTCAACACCGATTACTGCCTGGAAAACTGCACCTTCCGCAACGGCGCTGGCAACGGACGCCTTCTCACCATCAGCAATAGCCAGAATTTCATTGTGAGCGGAGCCGTATTCCCCGCCAATACCTGGGGCGGATATTACAATGCCTATAAATCCGTGGATAGCGGCGTGGTCTATTTCAGCAACTGGAGCGGGGACTTCGGAGGAGAAGACCACGATTACGATCCAAACAACCGGATCTTCTGGGAAGGTTCCGGCTCGCCGGACATCGAAAATCTGCAGATCAGCCATCTGCCCGTCACCAACAAGATCCGGCTGGATTGGTCGTATCCCCTGGAAGATGCCAGCTTCAGGATCTACCGCAGCTCAGATCCCTACGGCATGTTCAACTTGGTGGGCACAACCGCCGACCTGTTCTGGGAACAGACTGTGCCCGGACCCTATTATTTCTACAGGGTGAGGGCCGTACTTCCCTGA